A genome region from Tenrec ecaudatus isolate mTenEca1 chromosome 13, mTenEca1.hap1, whole genome shotgun sequence includes the following:
- the CHMP1B gene encoding charged multivesicular body protein 1b, producing MSTMEKHLFNLKFAAKELSRSAKKCDKEEKAEKAKIKKAIQKGNMEVARIHAENAIRQKNQAVNFLRMSARVDAVAARVQTAVTMGKVTKSMAGVVKSMDATLKTMNLEKISALMDKFEHQFETLDVQTQQMEDTMSSTTTLTTPQNQVDMLLQEMADEAGLDLNMELPQGQTGSVGTSVASAEQDELSQRLARLRDQV from the coding sequence ATGTCGACCATGGAGAAACACCTGTTCAACCTCAAGTTCGCGGCCAAAGAACTGAGCCGGAGTGCCAAGAAATGCGACAAGGAGGAGAAGGCCGAGAAGGCCAAGATCAAGAAGGCCATTCAGAAGGGCAACATGGAAGTGGCGAGGATACACGCGGAGAATGCTATCCGCCAGAAGAACCAGGCCGTGAATTTCCTGAGGATGAGTGCGCGGGTGGACGCGGTGGCCGCCCGCGTCCAGACGGCGGTGACGATGGGCAAGGTGACCAAGTCGATGGCGGGCGTGGTGAAGTCGATGGACGCGACGTTGAAAACCATGAACCTGGAGAAGATCTCTGCCTTGATGGACAAGTTCGAGCACCAGTTTGAGACGCTGGACGTCCAGACGCAGCAAATGGAGGACACGATGAGCAGCACGACGACGCTGACCACTCCCCAGAACCAAGTGGACATGCTGCTGCAGGAGATGGCCGACGAGGCCGGCCTCGACCTCAACATGGAGCTGCCTCAGGGCCAGACAGGCTCCGTGGGCACGAGCGTGGCCTCGGCCGAGCAGGACGAGCTCTCCCAGCGGCTGGCCCGCCTGCGGGACCAGGTGTGA